The stretch of DNA AACGGCGAACACCATGCTTCCAACTTGGCTCGGGGATTGAATATTGTCATTCCAGATATTGTCGTTTCGATTATGCCAAATGCACCAAAATAACGATGCCACCCGTCCTATCGTTGCACTGTCCTCGTTTCTGCACATTCGAAACACCCTGTCTGCGACTGTCACATGCTGGTAAACTGCATTCTGGAGCAACTGTGACAGGCATGCGACCGACCAACATTCGTCGGCTGCTACGCATCCAAAAAACACATGAATATCATCTTCTATCCCAACATTGCACACAAGACAGCTTGGTTCACATTCTACATAACGTTGTGTCAAGCGAACCCGCGTCGACAGACACCCCCTACACAACCTCCAATGATGCGTTTTGTGAGGAGATTGAGCTTTCCAAATATCATTCCaattaggcatgacaataaaaccCATATTCAcgggtacccacccaaaccatacccgctttgaccgggaaaacccgagttgactgagtttgagtttgggttttccccgatttcaaaagatggttTGGGGctggtaatgggtacattgatactcACCTGGAACCCGCccacttatactaaaaattagatttcacatcttttaaattaaaaatgcttaaacaatctcttaaattacattaatatatttattttttattttaatttgagtattaaacaaactattttctctattttttttctttatttacaaaaatattgttgagagaaaataattttggacatttaactttttttttaataaataaatactaaaatacaatctaaattcatgtggaaagaggcgtaatggggatacccgaaacccgatgagGATACACGATCCCCATTGGATATGGGTTTGGAGTTATCATTtgtatccccgctcgaatttgggatgagtttggggaaatcaaactttatgggtttgggagggcaaaacccgtcctTGCCCcaccccattgccatgcctaattCCAATTACCCTCTACATGGTGAGGAGATTGCCTTTCCAAATATGATGTGTACTTGTTATAAAGAAAAAgcttagttttgtttttaaaaagataaaataaaggtTAGCATAGTTGAAATTTTCAATGtttaaaagatgaagaaaatattGAACACCCCAATTTTCATTCTCTTTATATTCTTTGTTCTTTGTTCATCccagaggggtgattttaggtcatttTTAGCCTAAAATCACCCCATCTACATCTTTTTTCCTCttgttttcatataaataagtgatttgtcatattattttttctttttgtttttcgtGTTGTCATTGTCTAAGTGCAGTGTTGTATTGGTCGTCGTTTTGTGCGACGTTATTTGATTTTCAGTATTGTTATGGTGTTTGCTAGATAGGGGAAATCTTCCCCAAGGTCAAGAAAATCGAAAATTAGACAAAGACCAAACTTATTACTAACAAAGTCATTCATAAAAAACAATAGGGTAAGTATCAAACTATAAACTATCATTAATGCCAAGGCGCCTAAATTAGACAGCTTATCTACAACATGATTTCCTTCCCTATAGATGAGAGactacaaaatacatatttcTCACAAAATGCAAACAATTATTCAAACGGATTCTTTGCTTCCAAGGAATGGCTAGCCGAGGCTTAAAAGCTAGCTAGAGTCACAAGTATGAAATCACACTCAAGCCAAAGATGATTTCAACCTCTCCTAGCTATATGCAATCTCAACAACAATAATTGCACCAACAAACTCATCAGAGAACGTATCACTCACCCctaatatttaaaacaaaacaacctagattaTTAGCGTGATTGTCTCTAAAAATACCTCTACAAACATAAGGACCAAAACTACATTTTGAAACATCAACCGAGTTACACCGTATCTAATTGTTTTCAATCTcaccaaattttaattttgcctaaattatttaaaaaatccaCACCTTATATTAATccattgttgatgatgatattatccataaaaagaaaaatgttagaTTTGTACAAAGAAAAATGATGCATGTGAAAGAAAGAGTTGAACATGTTGAGCAAAGACGTGGTAAAGAAGGGAAAAAGAATATACGCAAATGATTGGTTTGTTATTATTCGATGCCATCCAATTTGCAcattactattatttattttccaCTAGGATATTCCATCTCTGCGTGGAATCAACTCATATTTATTATTCTTTGCTATTATTGAAGTAAACGCTTTGTTTATTTACAACGATAGTTATAGTGGATCATTTAAATAAGACAAATATTGGCATAAGTCGTTTGTGTTGATGTTAAAcatatacaaataaattgtaccaacaaaaaaaaaataacacacaaaTAAATGGgttttatttgaaaaactatatattttaatcaatactTCTTCATCTTAATTTTATACCGTATAACTAATTTTAAGAAACAATACTACTTTTTTTATGTGTGTGAATAGGGGCTAAGAAATGATACTATGATGATGATAGAATATAATTGAATATTTGTGTAAATATATTTACATTATCAATCTATAGGGCGgtatacaaaaattaattaaaaaaaaaaaaaatcaaatttgatagATTCATATGTTCATCTAATAAAAAGCTTGCTTATGGGTGACCGGTGTCTATGGAAAATTCTTTGTTGGGAagggtcaaccccttaaatgatTTTCTGTTATTTTGAGaagattagtctctgcagttgcgcgaaGTAGTTATCTttagtttatcaaaaaaataaaaagcttgCTTAAGAAACGTTTTTtcagaataatttttttttacaaagtttcaaaataattttaaatccATTAGTTTGACTAATATTTgtaaataattaacaaatttttgaTTTTCAGTacaatttcctttaattttttcatcaagtagtctagtggctataaatttcaccttaaatGTGATAATTGGAGTGTCCGAGTTTCAAACCCCGACTCCTGCACATAAAATGCGATATCCCTACCAATCGAGCTAAACTCACGGAGACCGGTGTTTGAACCTCAGCTCcctagataaatataatataatgttccTTTCATCTCAACTAATTATGCTCTCGTGACAATACATGTGCTATAGTTAATTTAGATATTAtccttttttttaagggacaAAAACCCTTAACTTGAAATACacatttttttggtaataaaaaatatttgagaaaattatgaagaaattatgattttttttcttttgactaaAAGAAATCATAATTTATACATGTTTGGtcaagttataaaaaaaaactaagtgtgaaaaactacttattttaatttttttaaatggtgcaatatatatataattagggacagaggtaataatatattatcaaagtCATGtataaaaccttttttttttactgtaaacatagaaataaaataaaatacaaaatattagtAGTAAAAGTCATATTCTTCTATAAAAATTGTAATCAACACAATTAACCCAACAAATTAAAGCAAATTCAAATTCCAGAAACTGAAAGTCCTTCAAGTCAAATACAAATAAAGCAActgtaaatattaaaaaacagtAATATGGTACAAATTAAGAGAAAAATGTCTATAAGTTCTAACTCATTCGACAAATATTAACATTATTAGGGCGAATATATTCATCGTGTTCGGATGTGAACTTCACAATTATGTGTATGGATTTTATGATGTCTGTCAGTTcgattaataaaaataatagtgtcaatttttttttttgactcaaaaagAACGATGTTCATTAgttcattcaaattcatagaaaatagtcaaatacatcaatcagaatcattatatattcaatttcgctaaaaattaataaagattaaCCTGCGAACAGGCtcacaacatccgagttaataaCGTAAAACGACCTAATAGTGTCAAACatttaaaatgttataaaatatttgtctttggtccaaattttaaattaaagacattaattttttttgaccaaattttatttatagtttaGACCAAATTAAATTTCAGAAACTGAAAGTCCttgagtcaaataaaaaaaaaaaccaaaaagtataaaaatggtaatattgtattatttaatctttatatatattttcaaaatgcatataatataatttatagataataaaaaatcgagtcaaacattattttttacGGTAAATAGAGTCAAACATATACAGTGTCGCACACAGTATTTATATTACctccaattttaaataaacaattaaattaataaaaattaatatattttaatgttcaaattataaatttggtcaatttttttttcaaataatatcacaattaaaaaaaagtaaaaagaataAAAGCATATTCTAACCAAAAAATCTGCTGCCAGTTAGAGAAAGATGTTCTCAGGCATTGCACacgcaataaaaaaaaaacctgaatttcttttttttcttcattgttacttttattttattttttatgtggtTCTCTTCTTTTGACAAATCTCACATTCACTTTCCTTTTCATTTCTGAAACTCAACTCAAAAGTTGTTTCAGTTCTGTTTTTCTCTTCCATTCCTCAAAACCAAACACCCTTGTTATCATTCCTTAAAAAGCTACTTTTTTTGTTtactcttttgtttttgtttttctgggtttttttatatttttttgtttcattgtattgtaaaccaaaaaaacttTATGTTTTGTGGACCATTGTTGTAAAGTTTTGAGCTTTTTATTGTACTTGTTTTTGGGTCTTTGTTTGTTTCAAGAGcttctgttttgttttgttttggttttttgtcTTGTGTTGAATTTTTCTGCTGGTGATTGATCTCTTTAGAAAACAAAAACTTGAGCTTTGTTTTGAAGCTCAAGGGATCTGAATTGTGATGGAGATAGCGAAGGAAAAGTTGCAGACAAGTTTTGATTTTGTAGATGGAGTTGACCCTAAGTCTTGCTACATGCAGAAGTTTAGGCTCTATGAAACTCTTTCGGTAATTATGATCTTATTCTATGTTCTATCATTGATGTTTGCATTTATTTTGAAGTATGTCATGAGCATGATCTGAAATatgtgaattttgttttttgattttgtgttttACTATGTTTCAATGATGTTTTGTTTGTGTTAAGTTTTCTTGTTCTGCtgaatttgtttttgtgttttatttttggtcaaattcATGTTCATATGCCATGAGAATCTTTGAATTGGGCAAAGGATTCAAAAGggtttatgatgattttttttttgtttttttgtgttttttgttttttggttttgtttaacATTGATGGTTTTTGTGTGAAGATTTAGATGCTTTTCAATGTCATCATGGTGATGGGATTGATGAGTTTTTGAATTCTGTTTAATTGGATTTGCGTGGATTCCTTATGAAAACATGGATCGATACAGGTTTTGTGCTTGGCTTCATtgattataattgatttttttattgtaatttgtGTTCTTCATTGTTTTCAGATTATGGGGGCATTTTGATAATAAGCACTTATTGTGTAagagcttatgtataagctGTTTATCGAATTGAAGAGGGAGTTAAGGTTAACTCTTCATTagttgaaaacagcttatgccAATAAGCTATTTGGaggagcttatgaaaataaactgAAATAGTCTgatgtaaaatattttcataagctttttcaAAGTTTTACGCAAGTGCTTATGTCACCGTATGAGTCCAGATGATTGAACATCTAAGTATTGATGTCTACTTATGTGTTTATTGATATTAAGTTTGCCTATTTTTCTTGAAAGGTTCCTGTGATATTACTGAATACTGATGAATCGTTTTTGCAGGAATTCGACTTcaatactaaatttttttacaagtgaaattagggtttttgttttttatgttccACCATCAATGCCATGCATgctgaaatttgtttttttttttccctttcttgaAGGATTGAAactacttttcttttcttgtcttATTCTCTTCAATTTGGCAAGATTGAGAATAGCCATGTGAATATATTCAGAATCTTTTTCTGAAAATGGGGCAAAAGATAAGGAACTAAAATTATGAGCTAAAATGCTGCTTTCTTCTTCTGGAAATGGGATCTAAAAGGAAGCTTCCTTTTTCTTCCACTGATAATATAATGATAAGCTGTTAGTTTAGAAAGACATTTAAGTTTGGTTTATGACATTACATTGCCATGCACAATACACTACGTCCTACGAGCCTTTGATGCAAGTGTGCAATGTGCAATAAATGACTATTAGGTTGCTTTGGAATTATGGATAACGAACTTCGGTTGTCATTTTTATGTTAACTAAAATAATTATGAACTATAAATAATATGTATGAATATCTGTGTGATTCTTTTTCCCCCGATTTTTTCTGTGAACATCTATTGTCACTTTTGTCCATGCATATTATATAACTAATGAGCACTATTGATTTGGTTTCTTACCATTTTTCTTTGCTCAGAGATTCTATATGATCGGAAGAGATAAAAACCGGACGTTTTGGAGGGTATTAAAGATCGACAGGTCAGAGGCTTCTGAACTAAATGTCGTTGAAGATCCGACACTCTACACCGAAATTGAGTGTTGCGATATTTTGCGTCGCATCCATGAAGGCAACAAGTCCACCGGGGGGCTTAAATTTGTCACAACTTGCTATGGAATCATCGGTATTTCCTATCTTCTATATTATAGCAAATAGTTTAGTACTATACTAATGTTTATTCCAACATTATTTATCTGAATGACTCAACCTTCTTATGTATCTTTTTGTATTTAGGGTTTGTAAAATTTCTCGAGCCATTCTATATGCTGCTGATAACAAAGCGCAGGAAGATCGGAACTATATGTGGGCATACCATATATGCCATCACGAAGAGTGAGATGATTCCGATTCCTCATCCGAGTGTTCGAACAAGATTGGCTTACTCAAAGGATGAGAACAGGTCTTTAGTCAATTTTAGGAGATATATAAGACTAGTATTCAGAACCTGTCCATTGTACTTTAATGttataaattacatttttttattggcGTTCATTATATCATGTAGCGAAACCTTTCTGTTAGATAATCATTATTATACTTGTTCTACATATTCAGTTTTTCTCTTTGTAGTTTGTACTATATATTTGTTGATTTGTCTCTCTCTTCAGTGCATATGCACAATGTGGGCTTCCTCAAGTCAACCCTCCCGTCTTTCTGTGGTACTCTCTAATTGTTTCACTCGAGATAGAATTCATATAGCTTCTTCTAGATTTCGGAGTCGTGTAATATGTATAGTATATAGTTAGTAGATAGTAGATAGTAGATTCcttcttatttttgttttcatgttctaTTTTTATTGTTAAGTCTTGTGGAAGTGTACACAGGAGCAATCTTCATTGCTGTTGATGTAAGTATATCTTTTTGAGTGAAACAAGGTATTTCCAAGGTTCACATGGGAGATcgctttcttttcatttttaaatatacatttGGTCAGAGTTATCGGTTTCatagttgtttttatgttttgttttcttaCTTATATTCCTTCGTTTAATATAAACCATCTTATTAATTGACTTTTCTCTTTCTTCTGTTGTGACTTATAGATACAAGAGGCTTCTATGCAGTATGGATCTTACAAAGGACTTCTTTTACAGCTACTCATACAACATCATGCTCAGTCTTCAAAAGAACTTATCTGATCATAATTATAAGGGACAGTTGTTGTATGAAACACTGTTTGTTTGGAATGAGTTCTTAACTCGTGGAATCAGGAACAATCTGCAGAATACTTCCTGGACTGTTGCCTTAGTCTATGGCTTTTTTATACAGGTACATACCGATTCTtcattcttataattttttttttttgtgtgtgtaaaGTAAAAGTGTACGGTGCTGCAGTGATTAAGCCAAGACTTCTGTTGATAGTGTTACATGTTTTAGAATTGTTAAGTGTTCATTTCATGGTATCACGTGTAGGTTAAACTTTCTACAGCTGGCCGTGAGTTCGACTTCATTCTCATTGCTAGGCGTTCAAGGCACTATGCTGGTACCAGGTTTGTACTTCTCTTTAGCTTTCCTTGAGTTTGTGATGAAAATAAGGTTGCATTCGATTTCACATATTTTTACTTATGATCCCGGATTAATGGCTGGCTGCCATTCTTTACCGGTTTTACTGAGCACTTCAATCCATAAGAGTCATATAAACTGAGTGATTTTGTCACCATGATACTTTCTCTTATGAATTTCTTGTCATtgcttatttaatttttctagaCATATTCGAGGTTTCTTTTCTTGTGGTGCAGGTATTTGAAACGTGGAGTCAATGAAAGGGGTAGAGTAGCTAATGATGTTGAGACAGAGCAGATAGTCTTTGCAGATGCTTGTGATGGATCGCCAATGCAAATCAGTTCTGTGGTGCAAATCCGGGGTTCAATCCCTCTCTTCTGGTCTCAGGAAGCCTCTCCACTGAATATGAAACCTGACATTATATGTAAGATATGTAAACAAATtcccttttattttttctctcacttaggccctgtttggataaacaacttaatcaattggttatcatataagtgcttatgtataagctatttttataacaaaagataaaaaaattcaatttttttatttatttaaattacaaGCTATTTTCATAATCTATCTCgtagagtttatgaaaataatctgaaaacaacttatggtcATATCattagtcaaacaaaaaaaaaaaaaaaaaaaagttgtgtcCATAAACTCTCGCATATTGTCTTGGAAgtgcttatgtcagtagataagttcaaataataCTAACTGCTCATTTTGATTCTTTTGCTCTAGTGTCACCGAAGGACGCTCAGTATGAAGCCACAAGACTTCATTTTGAAAATCTTGTCAAGAGATATGGAAATCCAATTATTATATTGAACTTGATTAAGGTAGGGCATTTTTACACATGTAAGAAAATCATTGAGCATGCTTGATTTCCTTGACTCGTGTCTAAACTAAACGTTTTTCTACCTTTTATATTctcttatattttatgtttaagACTCGTGAGAAGAAGCCCCGTGAAACTATTCTGCGAGCCGAGTTCGCTAATGCTGTTAAGGTTATTAATCAAGATTTGAGTCGGGATGAACGCCTGAGGTTTCTTCATTGGGATCTGCATCGGCACTCAAGACGGTAagtttctcttctttttttggttcAAGCTCTACAGGTTTTTTCTCGGGTGTCATTGACTTTATTTGATCAACAACTTTTAGCAGCAAAGCCACCAATGTGCTCGGACAACTGGGAAAAGTGGCTTCATTTGCGTTGAACCTAACTGGCATCTTCTACTGTCCAGTGACACCAAACATGAGGCAAGAGGGATTATTCCCATATTCGTAC from Trifolium pratense cultivar HEN17-A07 linkage group LG5, ARS_RC_1.1, whole genome shotgun sequence encodes:
- the LOC123883350 gene encoding phosphoinositide phosphatase SAC2-like isoform X2, coding for MEIAKEKLQTSFDFVDGVDPKSCYMQKFRLYETLSRFYMIGRDKNRTFWRVLKIDRSEASELNVVEDPTLYTEIECCDILRRIHEGNKSTGGLKFVTTCYGIIGFVKFLEPFYMLLITKRRKIGTICGHTIYAITKSEMIPIPHPSVRTRLAYSKDENRYKRLLCSMDLTKDFFYSYSYNIMLSLQKNLSDHNYKGQLLYETLFVWNEFLTRGIRNNLQNTSWTVALVYGFFIQVKLSTAGREFDFILIARRSRHYAGTRYLKRGVNERGRVANDVETEQIVFADACDGSPMQISSVVQIRGSIPLFWSQEASPLNMKPDIILSPKDAQYEATRLHFENLVKRYGNPIIILNLIKTREKKPRETILRAEFANAVKVINQDLSRDERLRFLHWDLHRHSRRKATNVLGQLGKVASFALNLTGIFYCPVTPNMRQEGLFPYSYSENNNVIDESVVEQESITMSLMNHSGDDEIKDSSVKPKLLQKGVLRTNCIDCLDRTNVAQYAYGLVALGRQLQALGFIESLRIDLDNPLAKEVMTAYESMGDKLAFQYGGSAAHNKIFSERRGQWKAAAQSQELIRTLQRYYNNTYLDGTKQKTINIFLGHFQPQLGKPALWELDSDQHYNLGSHGPNLTDRIDGSFIRRSQSDGNILGESEATIRNLHAPDCPHSSENPDKQSLLESTSDIIACGSSICDCRQVFGGMGKDQYCESDHICYEEHGDACDCSNFLDVDWLSSSGNSCEEELLERSVSISSDNIVNELMTEVPASESGPILKERRRSEGDLKKDGKYTDKFESWVTHGEILYV
- the LOC123883350 gene encoding phosphoinositide phosphatase SAC2-like isoform X1, coding for MEIAKEKLQTSFDFVDGVDPKSCYMQKFRLYETLSRFYMIGRDKNRTFWRVLKIDRSEASELNVVEDPTLYTEIECCDILRRIHEGNKSTGGLKFVTTCYGIIGFVKFLEPFYMLLITKRRKIGTICGHTIYAITKSEMIPIPHPSVRTRLAYSKDENRYKRLLCSMDLTKDFFYSYSYNIMLSLQKNLSDHNYKGQLLYETLFVWNEFLTRGIRNNLQNTSWTVALVYGFFIQVKLSTAGREFDFILIARRSRHYAGTRYLKRGVNERGRVANDVETEQIVFADACDGSPMQISSVVQIRGSIPLFWSQEASPLNMKPDIILSPKDAQYEATRLHFENLVKRYGNPIIILNLIKTREKKPRETILRAEFANAVKVINQDLSRDERLRFLHWDLHRHSRRSKATNVLGQLGKVASFALNLTGIFYCPVTPNMRQEGLFPYSYSENNNVIDESVVEQESITMSLMNHSGDDEIKDSSVKPKLLQKGVLRTNCIDCLDRTNVAQYAYGLVALGRQLQALGFIESLRIDLDNPLAKEVMTAYESMGDKLAFQYGGSAAHNKIFSERRGQWKAAAQSQELIRTLQRYYNNTYLDGTKQKTINIFLGHFQPQLGKPALWELDSDQHYNLGSHGPNLTDRIDGSFIRRSQSDGNILGESEATIRNLHAPDCPHSSENPDKQSLLESTSDIIACGSSICDCRQVFGGMGKDQYCESDHICYEEHGDACDCSNFLDVDWLSSSGNSCEEELLERSVSISSDNIVNELMTEVPASESGPILKERRRSEGDLKKDGKYTDKFESWVTHGEILYV